In the genome of Bacillus sp. Marseille-P3661, one region contains:
- a CDS encoding sodium/glutamate symporter, translating into MTANDVGFSLLLLGLLLVIGKWVRVKTPLLQDLFLPSSLIAGLLALFIGPEILGKLTGIDLFPTATLDTWRTLPSLMINIVFASLFIGEKIPNLKTIWKLAGPQVVTGYMISFGQYVVGLLLTILVLTPFFGVNPLAGALIEVAFVGGHGTASGLRDTFEEVGFAEGADLAIGLATVGVISGVVIGIALINWGIRKNKLVNNIKIADRDELEKKGLNELENRESAGVLSTRAESIEPLSLHLGYIAIAVLIGYGILQVLIMIEEVLWGAATGVYLLRYVPLFPMAMIGGIIVELALDKFDRYNTLDRGLINRIQGFALDILIVSALATLSLTVIGDNFMPFLILSLGGIAWTMFAFLYLSPRMLPNYWFERGIGDFGQSTGVTATGLLLMRVTDPENKTPALESFGYKQILFEPFAGGGLFTAASIPLIYQFGPITILIFTTIIVIGTIVFGILVYGRKNKQTSM; encoded by the coding sequence ATGACAGCAAATGACGTAGGGTTTAGTTTATTATTGTTAGGACTATTATTAGTAATCGGTAAATGGGTGCGCGTTAAAACACCATTATTACAGGACTTATTTTTACCTAGCTCTTTAATCGCCGGTCTATTGGCTTTATTTATTGGACCTGAAATTTTGGGGAAACTGACAGGGATCGATCTATTCCCAACTGCCACATTAGACACTTGGAGAACTCTACCCAGTCTTATGATTAATATTGTTTTTGCTTCATTATTTATAGGAGAAAAGATACCTAATTTAAAGACAATTTGGAAACTGGCCGGACCGCAGGTGGTGACAGGATATATGATTTCCTTTGGGCAATATGTTGTCGGCTTGTTACTGACCATCTTGGTTCTCACTCCTTTTTTTGGGGTTAATCCTTTAGCAGGTGCTTTAATTGAAGTAGCTTTTGTAGGCGGACATGGAACAGCATCCGGTCTTAGAGATACGTTTGAAGAAGTTGGCTTTGCTGAGGGTGCGGATTTAGCAATTGGCTTGGCCACAGTTGGGGTAATTAGTGGAGTTGTGATTGGCATTGCACTTATCAACTGGGGAATCAGGAAAAATAAGCTAGTTAATAATATTAAAATTGCGGACAGAGACGAACTAGAGAAAAAAGGGCTCAATGAATTAGAAAATCGGGAATCAGCCGGAGTTTTAAGTACAAGAGCAGAATCGATTGAACCGCTTTCGTTACATTTAGGTTATATTGCAATTGCTGTTCTAATAGGTTACGGCATATTGCAAGTTTTGATTATGATCGAAGAGGTCCTATGGGGAGCTGCTACAGGTGTATATCTATTACGATATGTACCGCTCTTTCCTATGGCGATGATTGGTGGAATAATTGTGGAACTCGCGTTAGACAAATTTGACCGCTATAATACGTTGGATAGGGGACTCATCAATCGAATTCAAGGGTTTGCCTTGGATATTTTGATTGTGAGTGCGTTAGCAACGTTATCACTAACTGTTATTGGGGATAATTTCATGCCATTTCTAATTCTTTCTTTAGGAGGCATAGCGTGGACGATGTTTGCATTTTTATATTTGTCTCCAAGGATGCTTCCAAACTATTGGTTTGAACGCGGAATTGGCGACTTTGGTCAATCAACCGGGGTAACAGCAACTGGTTTGCTATTGATGCGTGTTACAGATCCCGAAAATAAAACGCCAGCCTTAGAAAGTTTTGGTTATAAACAAATATTATTTGAACCATTTGCAGGCGGTGGACTTTTTACAGCTGCTTCGATTCCGCTGATTTACCAGTTCGGTCCGATAACGATTTTAATTTTTACAACGATCATCGTAATAGGCACGATTGTATTTGGAATTTTAGTTTATGGCCGAAAAAATAAGCAAACATCGATGTAA
- a CDS encoding FAD-dependent oxidoreductase, producing MENVFKTATKVVQRNVDQNVQEVETEICVVGAGIAGVSAAIEAARLGRSVTLIDGLPTLGGQAVNSIIGIFCGLFSNNKEPYQFTRGFADDILDELGAKGALNYRYGVNNVVMYDEIALSRCIENAVRESGVKVILGAILRDVHKEDRRISSIELATRFGDVRVKANSFIDATGDAAVAWQAGLPCQETAEGSVYGTQMLVLENVDLDHIPDRYEVADRLKEKAGEYGLIREDGFAFAFPGRGVALVNMTHVETPLEPIANSKNALDGKAQADKVFEYLKTEYPDCFKNATIRSYGQLGIRQTRWIVGKHHLTIDEVRNGTKFEDAIARTAWPLELHDRKEGYVWEPYGEDHVHYVPLGSLTPPDVNNLLAVGRCIDGDLAALSSVRVMGPCIAMGMAAAHALDLAGTGSVHDINIETLQERLQDNLTGKDTSRNGKNVKVGN from the coding sequence GTGGAAAATGTATTTAAAACAGCAACAAAAGTTGTGCAAAGAAATGTCGATCAAAATGTTCAAGAAGTGGAAACAGAAATATGTGTGGTTGGAGCAGGGATTGCTGGAGTTTCAGCAGCGATTGAAGCTGCGCGCCTTGGTAGGTCAGTAACGCTTATAGATGGATTACCAACATTAGGCGGTCAGGCAGTAAACTCCATTATTGGAATTTTCTGCGGTTTATTCTCGAACAATAAGGAACCTTATCAATTTACGCGTGGGTTTGCGGATGATATTTTGGATGAATTAGGCGCAAAAGGTGCTTTGAATTATCGGTATGGCGTTAACAATGTTGTAATGTATGATGAAATTGCACTTTCAAGATGTATTGAAAACGCTGTCAGAGAATCAGGCGTTAAAGTGATCCTAGGAGCTATTTTAAGAGATGTACATAAAGAAGACCGACGAATTTCATCGATTGAACTTGCCACTCGCTTTGGTGATGTAAGAGTAAAAGCAAATTCTTTCATTGATGCGACTGGCGATGCGGCAGTTGCATGGCAAGCAGGACTACCTTGTCAGGAAACTGCAGAAGGAAGTGTTTATGGAACACAGATGCTTGTTCTTGAAAATGTTGATTTAGACCATATTCCAGATCGCTATGAAGTAGCAGACCGTTTGAAGGAAAAAGCAGGCGAGTATGGATTGATTCGTGAGGATGGGTTTGCTTTTGCTTTTCCAGGTAGAGGAGTAGCATTAGTTAACATGACACATGTTGAAACGCCATTAGAACCCATTGCAAATTCTAAAAATGCTCTAGATGGTAAAGCACAAGCAGATAAAGTATTTGAATATTTAAAAACGGAGTATCCAGACTGCTTTAAAAATGCAACGATACGTAGCTATGGCCAATTAGGTATTCGCCAAACAAGATGGATTGTTGGTAAGCACCATTTAACAATTGATGAAGTTCGCAACGGTACAAAATTTGAAGATGCTATTGCCCGCACTGCTTGGCCGCTTGAACTTCATGATCGCAAGGAAGGCTATGTATGGGAGCCGTATGGTGAAGATCATGTTCATTATGTACCGCTTGGCAGTTTAACGCCACCGGATGTTAATAATTTATTAGCAGTTGGAAGATGTATTGATGGAGATTTAGCTGCATTATCAAGTGTTCGTGTTATGGGACCTTGCATCGCAATGGGAATGGCTGCGGCACATGCCTTAGATCTTGCAGGAACAGGCAGTGTTCATGATATAAATATTGAAACACTCCAAGAAAGATTACAAGATAATTTAACGGGAAAAGATACAAGTAGAAACGGGAAAAATGTAAAAGTTGGCAATTAA
- a CDS encoding phosphogluconate dehydrogenase C-terminal domain-containing protein, protein MTNVNRDHSTINVTIVGAGGKMGCRITDNLVKGTYNLSFVEKAESGIARLKERGLSTTAGEEAYPSADFIILAVPDALIGRISAEIVPQMKPDATLILLDPAAAYANQVSLRNDCTFVVTHPCHPQLFGEQDSDEARKDMFGGIAAKQDIVIALQQGREENFEIARQICIDMFAPVVECYRITVEHMALLEPAAAEVVAASAACIMKEATDQVIKMGIPADAARSFMLGHIQIPLAIAFNNVNPFSDAAKIAIDYGYEKIFKENWKDVFTKESLDEVIKKMLHLEETTLNK, encoded by the coding sequence GTGACTAATGTAAATCGTGATCATTCAACTATAAATGTAACAATCGTTGGTGCCGGTGGAAAAATGGGCTGCCGAATTACTGATAATCTAGTAAAAGGAACATATAATTTATCATTTGTTGAAAAAGCTGAGTCAGGAATTGCACGTCTTAAAGAACGTGGTCTTAGCACAACAGCTGGCGAAGAGGCCTATCCTAGTGCCGATTTTATTATCTTAGCAGTACCTGATGCGTTAATTGGTAGAATATCAGCTGAAATAGTTCCTCAAATGAAACCAGACGCGACTTTAATTTTACTTGATCCAGCCGCTGCATATGCTAATCAAGTTAGTTTGCGTAATGATTGTACGTTCGTTGTAACACATCCTTGTCATCCTCAATTATTTGGAGAGCAAGATTCCGATGAAGCAAGAAAGGATATGTTTGGTGGAATAGCTGCAAAACAAGATATCGTGATTGCCCTTCAACAAGGACGAGAAGAGAATTTTGAGATTGCAAGACAAATTTGTATCGATATGTTTGCTCCAGTTGTGGAGTGCTATCGAATTACGGTTGAGCATATGGCGCTTCTTGAGCCGGCAGCTGCTGAAGTAGTTGCAGCATCTGCAGCATGTATTATGAAAGAAGCGACAGATCAAGTAATTAAAATGGGAATCCCAGCCGATGCAGCACGTTCATTTATGTTAGGTCATATTCAAATTCCACTAGCAATTGCGTTTAATAATGTTAATCCTTTTTCGGATGCAGCTAAGATTGCGATCGATTATGGATATGAAAAGATCTTTAAAGAAAATTGGAAAGATGTATTTACAAAAGAGTCATTAGATGAAGTGATCAAGAAGATGCTTCATTTGGAGGAAACGACACTTAATAAATAG
- the araD gene encoding L-ribulose-5-phosphate 4-epimerase has translation MLQELKQSVLEANLKLPKYNLVTFTWGNVSGIDRDQGLVVIKPSGVPYEELQVSDLVVLDLYGNKVEGDLNPSSDTATHLALYRAFPSIGGIVHTHSTWATIWSQAGLPIPALGTTHADYFYGEIPCTREMTTEEIEGNYELETGNVIIETLRDVEVLHMPGVLVNNHAPFCWGKDANNAVHNAVVLEEVAKMAYHTKKLNSDKPSISNTILDKHFLRKHGVKAYYGQAAK, from the coding sequence ATGCTACAAGAATTAAAACAATCTGTGCTGGAAGCAAATCTAAAGCTTCCTAAATATAATTTAGTAACCTTTACGTGGGGAAATGTAAGTGGCATAGATCGTGACCAAGGTTTGGTGGTCATTAAGCCAAGTGGTGTGCCGTACGAAGAATTGCAAGTAAGCGATCTGGTTGTACTAGATTTGTATGGAAATAAAGTAGAAGGAGATTTAAACCCTTCTTCTGATACAGCAACACATCTTGCTTTATATCGGGCTTTTCCTTCAATCGGTGGGATCGTTCATACACATTCGACGTGGGCTACCATATGGTCACAAGCGGGTTTGCCCATTCCAGCTTTGGGCACGACACATGCTGATTATTTTTATGGTGAAATCCCATGTACAAGGGAAATGACTACAGAAGAAATTGAAGGTAACTATGAATTAGAAACTGGAAATGTAATTATCGAGACATTGAGAGATGTTGAAGTATTGCATATGCCAGGTGTTTTAGTAAATAATCATGCCCCATTTTGTTGGGGTAAAGATGCTAACAATGCTGTTCATAATGCAGTAGTTTTGGAAGAGGTAGCTAAAATGGCATACCATACAAAGAAGTTAAATTCGGATAAGCCTTCCATTTCGAATACAATCCTTGACAAACATTTTCTTAGGAAACATGGTGTTAAGGCATACTACGGGCAAGCAGCTAAATAA
- a CDS encoding sugar phosphate isomerase/epimerase family protein, whose product MKLGLSSYTYTWGVEVPGFPVPEGRLSAHDLLKKTKGQKLEVLQIADNLPLHLMTGEELENFKQSADALGIELEVGTRGIEVEQLLRYLEIAQVLGSKFVRTIIHTSKGTPELTEAIELIQQVIPSYEKAGIALAIENHDRHTVDELIDLLEAVDSPYIGICLDTVNSFGALEAPEFVVKKLAPYTINLHFKDFKVDRVQSQMGFSIVGCPAGEGQLDIDMVMNELSKYGKNPNVILELWTPYEESVSKTIEKENEWANKSIAYLKERV is encoded by the coding sequence ATGAAACTTGGATTAAGTTCATATACGTATACATGGGGTGTTGAAGTACCCGGTTTTCCAGTTCCAGAAGGACGGTTATCAGCTCATGATTTACTGAAAAAAACAAAAGGACAAAAACTTGAGGTTTTGCAAATTGCTGATAATCTCCCTTTGCATCTAATGACAGGGGAAGAACTAGAAAACTTTAAACAATCAGCTGATGCATTAGGAATTGAATTAGAAGTTGGAACAAGAGGGATAGAAGTAGAGCAGTTGCTACGTTATTTAGAAATTGCGCAAGTTCTTGGCTCTAAATTTGTAAGAACCATTATTCATACATCTAAAGGAACACCTGAACTAACTGAAGCGATTGAATTAATTCAACAGGTCATTCCGTCTTATGAAAAAGCCGGAATAGCCCTTGCTATTGAAAATCATGATCGTCATACAGTGGATGAGTTAATAGATTTACTTGAAGCTGTGGATAGTCCTTATATCGGTATTTGCTTAGATACAGTAAATTCTTTTGGAGCATTAGAAGCTCCAGAATTTGTAGTTAAGAAACTAGCACCCTATACAATAAATCTTCATTTTAAAGATTTTAAGGTTGATAGAGTTCAATCCCAGATGGGTTTTTCTATTGTGGGCTGCCCTGCTGGTGAAGGTCAATTGGATATAGACATGGTAATGAATGAGCTTTCTAAGTATGGTAAAAATCCGAATGTAATCCTTGAATTATGGACCCCGTATGAAGAGTCTGTTTCTAAAACAATTGAAAAAGAAAATGAATGGGCAAACAAGAGTATTGCCTATTTGAAGGAGAGAGTATAG
- a CDS encoding GerAB/ArcD/ProY family transporter has protein sequence MNQTPEKITLLQLGIIILLFSIGTSILLIPSGLATIAKQDAWLACLVSIGMGLLLIFFYQKLAKMFPNKTFVEYCIIILGKWVGIFVALMFVLFSFVGAATALFYQGDFVVTHVLPGTPIEMANLLFVLPVIMAVRIGIETIGRSAEILVPWVMLLFALLVIAILPQIEMTNIQPIYETGVKPIIHGALSFASIGYLPCIVFSMILPSVNLITSIKKPFYVSFFISGIFMAIITFLCITVLGAEYTARGMYPSYDLAKKINIGNFIQRIEALIAAIWFITTYFKVLIYFYAFVLGTAQIFGMKNYRPIVFPSAILLVALSYDIYPDTVYASEWNSTIWVPFTLTFGLFLPIALLVVAKIREKVKT, from the coding sequence ATGAATCAAACTCCAGAAAAAATTACTTTGCTGCAGCTTGGAATTATCATATTGTTATTTTCTATAGGCACATCTATTCTTTTGATACCCTCCGGATTAGCTACCATAGCAAAACAAGATGCTTGGCTTGCTTGTTTAGTGAGCATTGGCATGGGACTTCTACTTATATTCTTTTATCAAAAACTGGCCAAGATGTTTCCTAATAAGACGTTTGTTGAATATTGCATCATAATATTAGGAAAATGGGTGGGCATATTTGTAGCGCTAATGTTTGTTCTTTTTTCCTTTGTTGGAGCAGCAACAGCATTGTTTTATCAAGGTGATTTTGTTGTGACCCATGTACTTCCTGGAACACCGATAGAAATGGCTAATTTATTGTTTGTACTTCCGGTTATCATGGCAGTTCGTATAGGTATTGAAACCATTGGACGATCAGCAGAAATCTTAGTTCCTTGGGTAATGCTATTATTTGCGCTATTGGTTATAGCGATATTGCCACAGATTGAAATGACAAATATACAACCCATATATGAAACAGGTGTGAAACCAATTATCCATGGTGCTTTATCATTTGCCAGTATTGGTTATTTACCTTGTATTGTTTTTAGCATGATCTTACCAAGTGTAAATTTAATCACAAGTATCAAAAAGCCATTTTATGTATCTTTCTTTATTTCAGGAATATTTATGGCTATTATTACATTTTTATGTATAACAGTTTTAGGAGCAGAATATACAGCGCGTGGTATGTACCCTAGTTATGATTTAGCAAAAAAGATTAATATCGGAAATTTTATACAGAGAATAGAAGCGTTAATTGCTGCAATATGGTTTATAACGACCTATTTTAAGGTACTCATATACTTTTATGCTTTTGTTTTAGGGACTGCGCAAATTTTTGGAATGAAAAATTATCGCCCCATTGTTTTTCCGTCAGCAATCCTGTTAGTTGCGCTTTCCTATGATATATATCCGGATACAGTATACGCTTCGGAATGGAATTCAACAATTTGGGTTCCGTTTACTTTAACGTTTGGTTTGTTTCTACCGATTGCTTTATTAGTAGTTGCAAAAATACGGGAGAAAGTAAAGACATAG
- a CDS encoding Crp/Fnr family transcriptional regulator encodes MNLKDNFSFELKELLHSSINSMKLEKGAFLFQEGMPVTEMYIVKSGLIRISKISADGKELTISICSAGDIVNELTLYTNETNHLLNARVIESAEVTIVKKEFLEEQLKHNNVVAFEYMKWMSNHLRKTQTKFRDLVLYGKKGALFSTIIRMTNKYGVTKDNGDIAINLPLTDQELALFCGTSRETVNRLLSDLRDDGILSKNHDKIIVHDLNYMREEISCENCSVEVCSL; translated from the coding sequence ATGAATCTGAAAGACAATTTTTCGTTCGAATTAAAAGAACTGTTACATTCTTCAATTAACTCGATGAAATTAGAAAAAGGTGCGTTCTTATTTCAAGAAGGTATGCCTGTTACAGAGATGTATATTGTTAAATCTGGTCTCATCCGGATTAGTAAAATTTCTGCTGATGGAAAAGAATTAACAATCAGTATTTGCTCTGCAGGTGATATCGTTAACGAACTAACCCTTTATACAAACGAGACTAATCACTTATTAAATGCGAGAGTGATTGAATCTGCAGAGGTCACGATCGTTAAGAAAGAATTTTTAGAAGAGCAATTAAAGCATAACAATGTAGTGGCATTTGAATATATGAAATGGATGAGTAATCACCTTCGGAAAACACAAACGAAATTCCGCGACTTAGTGCTATATGGAAAAAAAGGTGCTCTTTTTTCAACGATTATCCGAATGACTAATAAGTACGGGGTAACAAAAGACAATGGTGATATTGCAATTAATCTACCATTAACCGATCAAGAACTAGCTCTTTTTTGCGGAACATCACGTGAAACCGTAAACCGGCTGTTAAGCGATCTTCGCGATGATGGAATTCTCTCCAAAAATCACGATAAAATTATCGTTCATGATCTTAATTACATGAGGGAAGAGATTTCTTGTGAAAACTGTTCGGTTGAGGTTTGTAGTTTATAA
- a CDS encoding MFS transporter, translating to MTDRLWTRDFLCVCATNFFMIFNYYFLLVTLPIYLIQDLQGPKSQAGLIVTVFFIAAIVIRPFTGQWIESLGIKKVFISALIIYLGSTLLYFFATSMISLLILRVFHGIGFGMITTATGTIVANIVPENRKGEGMGYYGLMINISMAIGPFLGLTAMYNWGITTMFTISAASVVIGTITGLMISLPTKENMGNATEVPKKKGIDLKVIFEVAALPISFVGLFFSIVYASIVSFVSVYADDIQLSDVASYFFIVYAIVLILSRPFTGRWFDKFGANVIMYPSIVCLALGMLFLSQANTAFLFLLSAAFIGIGWGTIFPSSQTIAIQMAPPERRSVATATFLFTLDTGIGIGSLLVGFVGASIGYSALYFYSSIFVLLGLIVYYVLHGKVSRNRVTNQHVLDIQK from the coding sequence ATGACAGACAGATTATGGACAAGAGATTTTCTCTGTGTCTGCGCAACCAACTTTTTTATGATTTTTAACTATTATTTTTTACTTGTTACACTTCCTATTTATCTCATCCAAGATCTTCAAGGGCCTAAGTCACAAGCAGGGTTAATTGTTACGGTGTTTTTTATTGCTGCCATTGTAATACGCCCTTTTACAGGACAATGGATTGAATCACTTGGGATCAAGAAAGTGTTTATAAGTGCCCTTATCATTTATTTGGGATCGACATTGCTTTACTTTTTTGCTACTTCTATGATCAGTTTGCTTATTTTACGTGTTTTCCATGGTATCGGATTTGGAATGATCACTACTGCAACTGGTACAATCGTTGCAAACATTGTTCCTGAGAATAGAAAAGGTGAAGGCATGGGGTATTATGGATTAATGATTAATATCTCGATGGCTATTGGTCCTTTTTTAGGTTTGACAGCGATGTATAACTGGGGAATCACAACGATGTTTACGATAAGTGCAGCAAGTGTTGTGATCGGGACGATAACAGGGTTAATGATTTCCTTACCTACTAAAGAAAATATGGGAAATGCCACTGAGGTTCCAAAGAAAAAAGGTATTGATCTGAAAGTGATATTTGAAGTTGCTGCACTTCCTATTTCATTTGTTGGCTTATTCTTTTCAATAGTTTACGCATCGATCGTTTCGTTCGTTTCCGTTTATGCCGATGATATCCAATTGTCAGATGTAGCAAGCTATTTCTTTATTGTTTATGCAATTGTTCTTATTCTTTCGAGACCATTTACAGGGAGATGGTTTGATAAATTTGGGGCAAATGTAATTATGTATCCATCGATTGTATGCTTAGCTCTTGGAATGCTATTTTTAAGTCAAGCAAACACCGCCTTTTTATTTCTCTTATCAGCAGCGTTTATTGGAATTGGCTGGGGCACTATTTTTCCTAGTTCGCAAACGATTGCCATCCAAATGGCGCCGCCTGAAAGAAGGAGTGTTGCAACAGCTACCTTTTTATTTACGTTAGATACTGGAATTGGAATTGGTTCGTTACTAGTGGGATTTGTCGGAGCAAGCATAGGTTATAGTGCTTTGTATTTTTACAGTTCTATCTTTGTATTGTTAGGACTCATTGTTTATTATGTTCTTCACGGTAAAGTTAGCAGAAACCGAGTTACAAATCAGCATGTACTAGATATACAAAAATAA
- a CDS encoding ribulokinase, whose translation MMSKYAIGIDYGTQSGRAVLVDISNGEEIATHVTPYPHGVIDEKLPNTGEELGMDWALQHPEDYLEVLRQSVPNVIQQSGVNLNDIIGIGIDFTACTMLPVDKNLTPLCLTEKWAKNPHSWVKKWKHHAAQEHANRFNEIAANEPFLKRYGGKLSSEWMIPKVWQILDEAPDLYEATDLFLEATDWVIAKMTGHVLRNSCTAGYKATWHKKEGYPSKAFFNALDPRMENIIETKLRGDVVLLGTKAGELTLEMAEMLGLKPGIAVAVGNVDAHAAVPAAGVVTPGKMVMAMGTSICHMLLGEKEEYVEGICGVVEDGIIPGYYGYEAGQSAVGDIFGWFVDEAVPSYVNDVAKIKGLSVHEWLEEKASAYCPGETGLLALDWWNGNRSVLVDTNLTGMILGLTLLTKPEEIYRALLEATAFGTRKIIDAFEENGIGVNELYACGGLPQRNKLLMQIYADITNREIKIAKSTQTPALGAAMFGAVAAGAANGGYDTILEAAEKMAHIKEEIYRPIPENVEVYNQIYVEYSKLHDYFGRGENDVMKRMKAIKEERKMKILIAN comes from the coding sequence ATCATGAGTAAATATGCAATTGGCATAGATTATGGTACACAGTCTGGTAGAGCTGTGTTAGTAGATATTTCAAATGGAGAAGAAATTGCTACACATGTAACTCCTTATCCACACGGAGTGATCGATGAGAAACTTCCTAATACTGGGGAAGAACTTGGGATGGATTGGGCGCTGCAACATCCCGAAGATTATCTGGAGGTATTGCGACAATCTGTTCCAAACGTGATCCAACAATCTGGTGTAAACCTTAATGATATTATCGGAATTGGGATTGATTTTACAGCATGTACAATGTTACCGGTTGATAAGAATCTTACGCCACTTTGTTTAACTGAGAAGTGGGCAAAAAATCCTCATAGTTGGGTGAAAAAGTGGAAACATCATGCAGCCCAAGAACATGCAAATCGATTTAATGAAATCGCGGCCAATGAACCTTTTTTAAAAAGGTATGGCGGCAAACTATCGTCAGAGTGGATGATACCAAAGGTTTGGCAAATTTTAGACGAAGCACCTGATCTTTACGAAGCAACAGATTTGTTCCTAGAAGCAACAGATTGGGTTATTGCAAAAATGACAGGTCATGTACTTCGAAACAGTTGTACAGCGGGATATAAAGCCACTTGGCATAAAAAAGAAGGGTACCCCTCTAAAGCTTTTTTCAATGCTTTGGATCCAAGGATGGAAAATATTATCGAAACAAAGTTGCGCGGTGACGTGGTTTTGCTTGGTACCAAAGCAGGTGAATTGACGCTAGAAATGGCAGAGATGCTAGGGCTTAAACCTGGAATAGCGGTTGCAGTTGGGAATGTTGACGCGCACGCAGCTGTTCCTGCTGCGGGTGTTGTAACACCTGGGAAAATGGTTATGGCGATGGGAACTTCTATTTGTCATATGCTGCTAGGAGAAAAAGAAGAATATGTTGAGGGCATTTGTGGTGTTGTCGAAGACGGAATTATTCCTGGATATTATGGGTATGAAGCTGGCCAATCAGCGGTTGGGGACATTTTTGGATGGTTCGTTGATGAAGCGGTGCCTTCGTATGTGAATGACGTGGCCAAGATAAAAGGTCTAAGTGTGCATGAATGGCTTGAAGAAAAAGCATCTGCTTATTGTCCTGGAGAAACTGGATTATTAGCTTTAGACTGGTGGAATGGAAATCGTTCTGTACTCGTTGATACAAACCTAACCGGTATGATTTTGGGCCTTACATTGTTAACTAAACCTGAGGAAATTTACCGTGCATTGCTGGAAGCTACGGCTTTCGGTACACGCAAAATAATTGATGCATTTGAGGAAAATGGAATAGGTGTTAATGAGCTCTATGCATGCGGTGGATTACCACAGCGAAATAAATTGTTAATGCAAATTTATGCAGATATTACAAACCGTGAGATAAAAATTGCCAAATCGACACAGACACCTGCATTAGGTGCGGCTATGTTTGGTGCGGTTGCAGCTGGTGCCGCAAATGGTGGATACGATACTATTTTAGAAGCTGCTGAGAAAATGGCGCATATTAAAGAAGAAATATACCGTCCAATTCCAGAAAATGTTGAGGTCTATAATCAAATCTATGTCGAATATAGTAAGCTACATGATTATTTTGGACGTGGGGAAAATGATGTTATGAAACGCATGAAAGCTATTAAAGAAGAACGCAAAATGAAGATCTTAATAGCTAACTAA
- the ppnP gene encoding pyrimidine/purine nucleoside phosphorylase, which yields MEQFNNVCIIKKANTYFEGKVTSRVVLFEDGTKKTLGIMLPGEYEFGTDLKEEMEIIDGHLEYKLQGEENWNVINGAGVFYVPANSKFQLKIHSVVDYCCSYIKED from the coding sequence ATGGAACAATTTAATAATGTATGTATCATTAAGAAGGCTAATACATATTTTGAAGGAAAAGTAACAAGTCGTGTGGTTTTATTTGAAGATGGAACTAAAAAGACATTAGGTATTATGTTACCAGGAGAATATGAATTTGGAACAGATTTAAAAGAGGAAATGGAAATCATAGATGGTCATTTAGAGTATAAATTACAGGGTGAAGAAAACTGGAATGTTATTAATGGAGCGGGCGTTTTCTATGTACCTGCTAATTCAAAATTTCAATTGAAGATTCATTCAGTTGTTGACTATTGTTGTTCATATATTAAGGAAGATTGA